Proteins from one Cicer arietinum cultivar CDC Frontier isolate Library 1 chromosome 3, Cicar.CDCFrontier_v2.0, whole genome shotgun sequence genomic window:
- the LOC101513018 gene encoding small ribosomal subunit protein mL104 (rPPR9)-like, protein MLLCRTRNAVFKPSISFILCLYSSSSSNKNPNFTNPKTLSSKSLQPTSSSPSIQRLSPQTTLYSLLTDLVSCPTDTDSTIENVLDCYKGELTSNLVLRVLMSYNHLGRSKTLKFFSWAGTQMGFQFDDTVIEYMVDFFGRRKLFDDIKCLFMTVVAHKGKVSSKALSICIRFLGREGRINEALSLFEEMESVFGCKPDNLVCNNVLYVLCKKQSSVEMIELALSIFHKIESPDTYSCSNMIVGLCRLGRLEAALEIFRKMDKVGVHPTRSAVNILIGELCLMSSKEGFVEKVRVMNTRRPYSILVPNMGGNRGAIQPAIEVFFAVVNSGLLPGTFVVIKLMSELCRLGDTGEALKVLRIVEEKKLTCVQEGYSIVMKALCDHRRAEEAGNLFGRMLDIGLKPKLIVYNSVISMLCKLGDLDNATGVFEIMSKNRCLPDSLTYIALIHAHGEFKNWKVAYDLLIEMLSFGWIPHFHTSNLVDSLLREHDQLDLCIKLERKLENQKLHKLCKEGQLDAAYEKVKSMLEKGIHLSAYARDSFEHEFQKCGKLTIAHQLLENTQRVDEPQEINRT, encoded by the coding sequence ATGTTACTTTGTAGAACCAGAAATGCTGTTTTCAAACCCTCTATTTCCTTCATTCTCTGTCTTTACTCTTCGTCATCTTCcaacaaaaaccctaatttcacaAACCCTAAAACCCTTTCTTCCAAATCACTTCAACCCACTTCCTCATCACCTTCAATTCAACGTCTTTCACCCCAAACAACTCTTTACTCTTTGCTCACTGACCTAGTTTCTTGCCCCACCGACACTGACTCAACCATTGAAAATGTTTTGGATTGTTACAAGGGAGAATTAACCTCCAACCTCGTACTTCGTGTCTTGATGAGTTACAACCACTTGGGTAGATCCAAAACATTGAAATTTTTCTCATGGGCTGGGACTCAAATGGGTTTTCAATTTGATGATACTGTGATTGAGTACATGGTTGATTTCTTTGGTAGAAGGAAACTCTTTGATGATATCAAGTGTTTGTTTATGACAGTTGTTGCTCATAAGGGTAAAGTTTCATCTAAGGCATTGTCTATTTGCATTAGGTTTTTGGGTAGAGAAGGTAGAATCAATGAAGCATTGTCATTGTTTGAGGAAATGGAGAGTGTGTTTGGGTGTAAACCTGATAATCTTGTTTGTAACAATGTGCTTTATGTGTTGTGTAAGAAGCAATCATCTGTTGAGATGATTGAGCTTGCACTTTCAATTTTTCACAAGATTGAATCACCTGATACTTATTCTTGTAGTAATATGATTGTTGGTTTGTGTAGACTTGGTAGATTAGAAGCAGCTCTTGAGATTTTTCGCAAAATGGATAAGGTCGGCGTGCATCCGACTCGTTCGGCTGTGAATATTCTTATTGGGGAGCTTTGTTTGATGAGTTCAAAAGAAGGGTTTGTTGAGAAAGTAAGAGTGATGAATACTCGTAGACCGTATAGTATTTTAGTTCCTAACATGGGAGGAAATAGGGGTGCAATTCAGCCGGCTATTGAAGTGTTTTTCGCAGTTGTTAATTCCGGCTTGTTGCCTGGTACTTTTGTTGTGATCAAGCTTATGTCAGAGCTTTGTCGATTAGGTGATACCGGAGAAGCTCTTAAAGTGTTGAGGATTGTTGAGGAAAAGAAGCTAACTTGTGTTCAAGAGGGTTACTCAATTGTTATGAAGGCATTGTGTGACCATCGCAGAGCTGAAGAAGCCGGTAATTTGTTTGGGAGAATGTTAGATATTGGCTTAAAACCAAAGTTGATTGTTTACAATTCTGTTATATCCATGTTGTGTAAATTGGGAGATTTGGACAATGCTACTGGAGTGTTTGAAATCATGAGCAAGAATCGATGCCTTCCGGATAGTTTAACTTACATTGCATTGATCCATGCTCACGGCGAGTTTAAGAATTGGAAAGTTGCTTATGACTTGTTGATTGAAATGTTGAGTTTCGGATGGATACCACATTTTCATACTTCCAATTTGGTAGATAGTCTTTTGAGAGAACATGATCAGTTGGATCTTTGCATTAAGTTGGAGAGAAAGTTGGAGAATCAGAAGTTGCATAAGCTGTGTAAGGAAGGTCAATTAGATGCTGCTTATGAGAAAGTAAAATCAATGCTTGAAAAGGGTATTCATTTATCAGCTTATGCTAGAGACTCATTTGAGCATGAGTTTCAAAAGTGTGGCAAGTTAACAATAGCACATCAATTACTGGAAAATACTCAAAGAGTTGATGAGCCTCAGGAGATTAACAGAACTTGA